agtttccgaaggtgtaaATAAACTAgtaggtacataatttgattttgactacttcgttatcgctaccaccctagataacagcgaactctgtctccgactagcagctactctggtaggtttgctattcttcctagtgaaaagaatagctggcgctcgagataagtttttttttctccgaggtaaccacgttacacttTTTGAACTCATTCTGACTCTTGTACTCCTATTCTCTCAATTACATAAAAAACCACACGCTCTTGAATCAGGCGAAAAATGCGAATCAAAACAAACATTCTCCCAGAATTATATGCCGTAAATATAAAGAGGTAGATAGGTACCTATGAATTAAAAAATGTGAATTTGTATCGATCGAAtcaggaaaataaaaattaacagtATTTTCCAGTTAAAGCTCAGTATCATTTTCACACACTTTATTtattaaaacaaataaaaaatactcCACTTCCATCCAAGAGAGATAATATTCACTATTTGCTCGGTATTCTGAAATACGGTAATTTCAACGAATTCTCGTTTTTGGCCACAAGTGAGGTTTACTGCAGCAACGATGTTGGCTTCACTCCATTGAGGCTTCCCTACGTATGTATGTATATGGCCTAAGGTTTCAAGTATCCCTGGTGTTTCTCATATTTTAGAATATAAGTCATTTtataaaaatacgaaaaatttattgatagaaTTAAATAACTTACATAAAAATTAATCTCTTACTATCactattatttacattagattGGAGTGTAATACTGtcgatcaataaataaataatcatcacCGTAAAATTTAATCAAACAATGAGTCCACCAGTTCTCCGAGTTTCCTCTATAGGGCCTTCTCTGAAATCACAACATTACCATTATGAGTATCGACTTCGTCGTGTAAGTCAAGGCTTATATTTACAGTTCCTGTCAGTTTTGAATTCAAGTCTAGTTTTCcttttgaaagaaaatgatTTCTCACGATGGGGGTCAGTAGTCTTTCGTCGATATCGCAGGAACATTCAGATCCAGTTGCAAAGGAAGCCAGCAGTCCCATGATCACTGTTATCAGGAAGCCGATCATAGAGTACCAGATATAGGATACCCTGTACAGTACGAAGATGGGATCGCTGAAATAGATTTATTTTTAGCAATATGGTACATTCCGCATTCCACCATATAGAGAGAGCCTAATCAAAGGAGAGAGCGTCAAGCCGGTTTCGCTCTTATTTGAGCTCATCAGGATCGAATAGCGAATAACCAACGATGCCGACTGAATGAAGTGGAGGACATATTGTTTACCTCCAGTAGCCGCATCGAAGTACTAAATAAATAGATAAATAGTAGCCATGCACGACTATTGAAAATATATATTGTATTTGATATCAAAGATGTCTTGCTTCTTGTGGAAAGACGATTTCGAAAGCATGGAGGTTCAAATTGTTGATTTTTACCACTTATACCTGCATGCTGCATGATAGTTGTTATAatactatttatttatttattgaaatatacaTATCATATACTATGAAAAATTGAAGCATTTATATGGTTCAACGGGTAACCCGTTGAAAGCTTAAAAACAAActatcctcaactgaaaaataatcacgaaaagaatgaaaaatatatccTACCCCTAGGTATttggaaattttaattttgtatgACGGTTTATCACCATATCACAGGGTTTATTCATGaacaagtattttattttaattctggttttcaatttttagaatGAGATTCTGGAAATTGCGAAATTTCAtgtaaaatttgaagaattctatccTCAAGTGAAAAATAATCacaagaataatgaaaaatatatccTACCCCTAGGTATttggaaatttgaattttgtatgaCGATTTATCATCAAAATCAGGGTTTATTCATGaataagtatttcattttaattctggttttcaatttttagaatGAGATTCTGTATTCCGTCGAGGGAGAAGGGAACATGTTTTTTAAGGTGCCAAatgtaaaaatttaaaataacttAGGTTATGGGTACGTTCGATTAGGTTCAGTGATTTTGCTTACCTGATAGGTGAAATTTCCTCGTGGCCTATTATTGTGGTTGTTATTTCAGTTGTGTTTTGGAGACAGCCAGAAATACAGGTTGCTTTAGTGATCTCCTCCAAACTTCCACTGGCTATGTAGATTTGTTGTCCTATGCACATCAGAGTTATCACTGCTACTGCAACTATGCTCCCAAATATAGCTCCCTGAAAGCGAAAAAAAACATTTCGTTTAGTATCCCAAAATTAATAAGGACatcacattcaaattttgggggaAGTTTGAGGCTTAAAAACTGAAAAGCTTTGGTATATCAAGGGTCTACTGGCTACTATATGTTAGCATTCGATACAAACCTACCTTAGAATTAGCCGAAGGGAAGAACATGCCCAATGTGAAAAGTCCAAGGGTGACTCCACCAACCATACCATTGAAACTGATGGCCACCTGCATAACGCTGCCCAGTTTCGCCACAATGAAAACCTGCACATTCCAATAAATTATTCAGTTGGACGAATCCATGATAAATATTTCAGAACCAACCAGAGCAAAACTAATGGCGCCGTAGATGATAGAGATGCATTTAGCCCAAAAGGCACCTTTCGACTCTGGTACCTTGAATTTGAGCGCTCCTTCTATGAAGTCTTCCATGGTGACAGCTGATAAACTGTTGAGAGCAGATGCTACTGTCCTGAAATTGAGTACATATTGAGTATGGAGTTCGTTCGAAATGCTGGCAAATCATATACATAATACACAATATTTATCATCATACGGAATATTTCACTTTCcgaattaaaatttaaaaaaatggttAACCATCCCATTAACCTTCAATCCGTTTCTATTTACTTATTACTTAAAAAGTTCTTTGGCTATATATACGCTAGACTGGCTAGACTCGTGATATTCttgatttcaaaatatccttCAAGGTTTAAAAAATGGCCAAGTTTTATTCAGTTCATCATTTGCCACTTTCAAAATGACTATAGCATAGTGGTAGGTACAACATAAAGAATACGGACATGTATAATTTCTAATTTCTGATGAAAACTGATTTTATTGGAGCTttgaatgaatcaaaatttattcaatctTGAAAAATGGTCGAACTACCGCTCATATGGAGGAAGTGTTTGTTTTAATTTGTATATTATTATGATATTTAATATACATGGTGTGagcgccatggggcagcggtcgacTACTCTGAAACTATTAAagttacaaaaaagagtttcgaataaaaactttcctctttttaagtagagcatctcctaaaattacttagaactatacaaagtgttccGTTGTTTCTGCACAGCTGTCAACTTCGATATTTTAAAAGCACCCCatatatttttagatttttgaattccttgttaaatttgaatataagtttgataataCAACTTTGTCTGAATtatcaacggttttcgagaaatttgactttttattaatattttgacagttagAGGTACTTACAGAAAGGACTATAGCTCGGTCcttattctatgtaattgattcaaatttggactgtgtctagtcaataaatgaaacactaaaaattttcttggtAATAACTATATTATGTACAGgctccacgaaaacgtagatcctttatcaaaacagaaatccatcaaaatcttaattttttcaaatggcaacccatttttttttctgttcattatctATAATAACTAAAAGcgaataaaaaatgttttattaatgaaaagaaaaaaatataggttgccatttgaaaaaatgaagattttgatgaatttctgttttgatagtggatctacgttttcgtggaccctgtatataatatggttatttacaaagaaaatttttaatgtAATGTTGACTAAACACAGTCCAAATTTAAATCGATCACATAGAATAGGGTCGGACCCATAGTTCTTTATGTAAGTAACTCAAACTGTCAAATTTCTCggaaaccgttgagaattcagacatagttgtgttatcaaacttatattaaaatttaacaaggaattcaaaaatgtaaaaataaataGGGTGtaccatttaaaataacgaagttgatagctgtgcagaagaaacgaaatactttgtatagttctaaataatgcTCTActcaaaaagaggaaagttttatttgaaactctttttcgTAAAGttatagaattagagtaatcgaccgctgccccatggcgcggacagCCTGTATTTAATTTCGAATACATTTCGAGGTTTACTTGGATAGGCCAAGAATATACTAATATTCATTTTTCTGATAAATTCGAAGCTCTTCCATTCGAGATAAATTACAACGGGCTCCTGAGGTTATGAAATTGTTCATTCATATATGTTACCCTAAACTAGCAGCGAAGATTCCAGCGACGAAAAATCCCATCATCCCTTTCAGATGACCCATCTCCCGCATCACGTAAAACGGCAGCAGCTCATCTGGGTCACCAATCGCCGAAGATTTCAGAGGATCGCAATCCTTGAAACGGGTCACCATGATCATGCCAGTGTAGAAATTCAAACTGTAGACCAGGATGAGACCGAAAGCGGACACCCACAATGCCCTGAAAATACACTCTTTATCATGCCACTTTTTGAACTAAAACATGAACTCACTTCTTCACTTGCGATATAGATTGAACAGACATATATTTTTGTATGGATGCCTGGTTGGAGCAAAACATAGTCAGCCAGTAGAAAGTACCTCCAATGACAACTGACCAAAAGCTGTGGCGGACCGTCATATCTGATGTGaagctgaaaaataaatatagtcAATCACATCGTCAGTCACTATTTTTTGGTGGAAATCCAATAAAATTTCACCATGACTGCACATACGATAAAGAAAATAACAAACAATTGAAATTCATAATATTAGTGATTTCTGACCAATGACCAACGGGCAAAAGGTAATAGAGAAGTAGAGAATGCTATGAAGAGTCAGAAATGGGCCCTCAAACATCTCTTAAGTTTCTGTTTCTGAGATACTGGGCgtttagtgaaaatcataaaattttcaaacccCTACAATTTCTTAACTGTTGCAtcgattttgatgatattttccAAGCTTATTGGCTCTGAGACACTCAAAGGAATAAAAAAGCAAAAATCTAGAAGAAACAGGACCGTACAAGATcattaaattttaccaaaacTTCACTCtatatacgaggaaatatttaaaatcttagcctactatagaaccaaacaaaatttcaatgtcaaaatattttattactcaacatattctcctcttaattggatacatttattacagcgaacctgcaacttccctagacctttaaaaaaaatgtttcttcttgctctgcaaaccagacccccacagcttttattaccccttcgttggaagaaaatttacgacctttcaaactttttttcagttgaggaaagagatcaaTCATGAGTACTCcacggcaatcccaaaaaagtgaagcaagaacttttcctgcagatttttggatacaaaagttcttaggtcttggagaaccatcaattgttgctttttttctggatcgtagaaatgttccCTCTCATCCATGGTAAatattcggtttaagaagtctacatcgttttcaaatcgagcacagatcgaatgcgatgcttttacccttgcacgcttttggtcaacattcaaacatttggggatccattttgcagcaatttttctcatgtcacatgtccaaattgacgtgaactataatattatgttcgtatgaaatattcagtgcttctgatatccgttttagaccaattcgacggtctgataaaatcatgtcatgaactgcatcgatattttcggggactgacacagaaactggtcttcccgataggtcatcatcttcaatggaaaatttacctcttttgaagcttgcagtccaatttttcacggtcgcatacggatattgatcaccaagggtattggacatatcttcgtaaatctgcttaccacttaacccttttgaatacaggtacttgatgatggctcgatacttcaatttttcgattttcacaatttcggtggacatcttctttcttttaatttattgcgtaactctggattaattttttgacctcaaacttcacactgacacttctaatgagttattgttcgttgatatggtaatgcaatattttttttttatgcattgaactggtctaggctaactagatattaatacatcctcgtacacgaaaaacaattattttcagtttCGTTAAGAGAAGACAAAATTCTATGGAAATCAATAATTAATTCTAATGGCATAAATTTTTATACGAAGTAGAAATATCTGAgaacaaaatatttccatttttttattAAGAAATCAAAGAAACTTTgtaattctcgaaaaaatcgattgaTTTTAATGATATTCAAAACTATGATTATGAATGAGGTGCTTAAAAATACTTTCAATATAAATGTATATAAATGTACATTGGTTTTATGAATAGATATCAAAAATCACTATAGCATAAGGTATAGTAACAGCATTGAAATAAGAAATGAACATATATGGATCTAACTCACTTGAATATTTCCAGTCTTTCTGTCTGATAGCTGTTAAGCCAAACCTTTGCATCTGGCCCTAAATATGTCTGCCCAATCCATACTATCGATATCAGAGATCCAATTAACACAAATGTCTGGAAGGTGTCAGCAATAATTACTGCTTTCATTCCACCCTATAAACACACCTTATTAATGTCAAGAGGTTCTATATCGCTTAGTCTTACCTGCGAAGCGTAAAAAATGCAGACCATGTAAACTCCAGTAACTGCCAGATAGACGTTTAGACCAGTAActgaaaagaatcaattcaaaatcattacgtcaattttgaaaatctttcaagAAATTCTCAACTATGACTATGAGCAAACTGAAAAGTAAGCAGTGTATTTAGCTTTTATAGTTAATCTTCAATTCTCAATCTACATAGGTATATAAGTATTTTTACTCTCAAATGTTTCAACCtcttgattttgagaaaaattcaaaaatgtttcTTACCTTTGCTTAGTGCTAGAGCTGGGGCAAAAACGGCCACACTGGTGTAAAGAACCATCTGAAAAATATAGAGGCCACTCGCTATGTACCTTGCAGTGGGATTGAAtctcaatgaaaaatattcatagcTGCTGGTGAGCCTCAACTCCATGAAAACTGGCAGATAGAAGGTGGATGTGAGAGGCACTACCGTCAAAAAAGCGATGCAGATCATCCAGAATTGCAGTCCGTAATTGTACATTTCGCTAGGGTTACCCAGAAGTTCTATTGCGGTGACAAAGCTGAAATTATCGTGAATTTAAAAGGGAATTATTTTGGAATAAAATGGACACTGTACCTTGCTGCCAAAGAAAACGACATGGGGATAGTACCCATCTCACTTCCGCCCAATAGGAAGTCCTCGCTGCTGTCATGTTTGTTACTAAAAAATCCGTAGAATACTCCGATTCCGCATGAAATGAACAGCATGGAACCCAGAACTAGGTAGTCGGCCCATGAGAAGGTATTCTCATGATCGAGAGGTGcatctaaaaaatttaaaaaatgaaagtcCGCTGCAGATTTCAAATTATACAGTACCTatatagaattaaaaaaaaaattgacaccTTCCACCTGTAAATTATGCAGAAACGCAGAAAATCAATGGAAGTATTTAGTATTGCACTCTTGACCACCCTAGGCCTAAATTCATGTATTATCAGCCGCCCCCTTTTGAGTAGCCATCATAGACTACATCTTCATGAATTTACTTTATTGCCTACTTTTATCGAAATCGATTcagaaattatacagggtgagtctttgactcgtataaatattttaacggtagattcttgaggtctaaagaaacacttttttcctataccattttttccaattcggccctgataaaaagatgttgccacttaaaattttcagaatgaacTGTGCCATCCCTTGACAaactacgaaggcgtagaagggccacatattattttaaaaatatttatccttaaattccgaatttaactaaattccgagttcaaagtcggaattttatttacttcgaaaTCGATAGCTGGGtgctcaatgttattttatggttactattttAGTACTGGGGTAGGGggaggttgtgcccaacctgacctctacctgtctacgaccataatttcataattattcaaaaacatgtacctaatgacaattttcttcaataaaatacatcaagttcaatatttattaaagaacaacgtgtttattttgtgaaatctgaatcctctcatgaatatctcagtatatttggaaatgaaccaattcgtcatagagcagcctatgaggttttctcaccgttgtaatgacctctcatagaagaaaactctaataataatgtacaccctgtgtacataatcattcattcatcataaatgtgggaacacctagt
The nucleotide sequence above comes from Coccinella septempunctata chromosome 4, icCocSept1.1, whole genome shotgun sequence. Encoded proteins:
- the LOC123311251 gene encoding sodium-coupled monocarboxylate transporter 1-like, with translation MFRRTMRSEVYFGLFLVFCACWSGILGKETEDAPLDHENTFSWADYLVLGSMLFISCGIGVFYGFFSNKHDSSEDFLLGGSEMGTIPMSFSLAASFVTAIELLGNPSEMYNYGLQFWMICIAFLTVVPLTSTFYLPVFMELRLTSSYEYFSLRFNPTARYIASGLYIFQMVLYTSVAVFAPALALSKVTGLNVYLAVTGVYMVCIFYASQGGMKAVIIADTFQTFVLIGSLISIVWIGQTYLGPDAKVWLNSYQTERLEIFNFTSDMTVRHSFWSVVIGGTFYWLTMFCSNQASIQKYMSVQSISQVKKALWVSAFGLILVYSLNFYTGMIMVTRFKDCDPLKSSAIGDPDELLPFYVMREMGHLKGMMGFFVAGIFAASLGTVASALNSLSAVTMEDFIEGALKFKVPESKGAFWAKCISIIYGAISFALVFIVAKLGSVMQVAISFNGMVGGVTLGLFTLGMFFPSANSKGAIFGSIVAVAVITLMCIGQQIYIASGSLEEITKATCISGCLQNTTEITTTIIGHEEISPISDPIFVLYRVSYIWYSMIGFLITVIMGLLASFATGSECSCDIDERLLTPIVRNHFLSKGKLDLNSKLTGTRRPYRGNSENWWTHCLIKFYGDDYLFIDRQYYTPI